In the Gemmatimonadota bacterium genome, CCTTGTCGCCCGAGATGAACGCCGGATACGCGAAGAACACAAACGCGCGAGCAGTCAGCGCGGGGTTCAGGATGTTCATCCCCGTGCCGCCGAAGACCTCTTTCCCGATGACGACGCCAAACGAGATCCCGACCGCCACCATCCACAACGGCAGAGTCGGCGGGCAGGTCAGCGGAAAGAGAATGCCGGTGACAAGGAAGCCTTCGTTGATCTCGTGCCTGCGCACCACCGCGAAGAGCACTTCCCAGAAGCCTCCGGCCGCGTACGACACCAGAACAATGGGAAGCATCTTCCACGCGCCGAGAACCAGACAATCCCACAAGCCGGTCGTCTGCCCGAGCGCGGAGAGCGCCTGGAACCCGACATTGTAGGCCCCGACCACCATGGCCGGAAGCACGGCCACGACGACCATCGACATGAGGCGCTTGATGTCCATGGCGTCCCGGACATGCACGCGCCCGCGCGTCGTCTTTCCCTGAACGAAGAGAAAGGACTCCGCCGCCTCAAACACGGGATAGAGCTTCGCGAAGCGCCCCCCCTGTTCGAAGTGGGGTCGCATGGCGTCGATTCGCCCGTAAAGTCCGCGTCCGGAACCCATTCTTACCCTTCCCTCATGCACTCTTCGATGGCCTGTCCGAGAATCCGACCGAACTCGATCTTCGACGGACAGACGAAGGTGCAAAGCCCGCACTCCGCGCAATCCAGCAGGCCGAGTTTCATCGTTTCTTCCACATCTTCCGCCAGTACGCTCTTCATCAGTTGCGCGGGGTAAAGGCCCGTGGCGCAGACATCTTCGTGAACACCGGTCATGACATGCGCCCGAACGCCTCCGCCCAGGTTGGTGTTGATGGAACCCGGTCCCGACCGGACCAGCGCCGACGCGTACGCCCGGAAGCGGCTCACTTTCGAGAAGCCGGGCTTCATCCACCCCGCGAACTCTGGTTCCGTCCCCTCGGGAATGACGCAGAGCGTGGCGTCGTGGAAGCCGACGGCGGCGCCCGGCGTCACCTCGGACCCGCTGAGAAGCGTGCCGCTCACCGTACGGAATCCGTGAGCCGTGGAGTCCGTGCCGGTGAGGAGCGTCGCGGGAACACCCCGGCGCGTTCGGTAATGGACGCGATTCTCCGCCCCTTCCCCGCCGACCGCGATCACGCGCGTCACCGGATACCGACCGCTGCGCAGGCACTCCCCGACGGCGGCAACATCCTGCGCGTCCAGATACCACACGACCTGCCCGGGCTTGTGGGGAAGCGCGTGGTGAATCTGGACCTCGGCCTGCCCGGAAGGGTGCGGCCCGTCGAATGTGTGCGTGGAGACCGCCGCAAGGTTGGCCAGCGCGGAACCCGAGGCGCGCGTCCTGCTGTGCAGCCCCACATGAACCTGCCCCGAGGTGAGCTTGCGAAGAACGCCGAGACCCAGCCGGAAGTCCTCTTCCCGGTCCACCAGCGCCAGGTTGGGATCGTGCGGGAGAGGCGATGTATCCGACGCCGAGACGAAGATTCCGGCCGGGTCCACGGCCGGATCCGGAATGTTCGAAAACGGCCGCTGCCGGAACACCGGCCAGAGCCCCGCGCCAAGGAGGCGATCCACAATCTGTTCCCGGGTCAACGATTCCATCTGCGCGGGCGTGGCGCCCGGCCCCTCCGCAAAGGGTTCCTCCGCATCCAGCTTCACCACGATCTCCAGAAGGAGGCGCCGCTTCCCCCGGCGAATCTCCACGACCTCTCCCCCGCCGGGAGACCCAAAGACGATCTCCGGGCGCTCCTTGTCGGCAAAGAGCGGGGTGCCGGCAGAGACCCGGTCTCCTTCGTGGACGAGAAGGCGTGGCTTCACACCGCGGAAATCCCCGGGGCGAAGCGCCACGGTGCGCGCGGGGGGCGCGGCCACGAGCTTCCTGGAGGCCGCTCCCGGGACGGGGATGTCATACCCCCGGGAAATCTTGAAGCTGGACATGCCGACCCTCGCGCCGGTTGCTCGGAAATCTGTCGCCTGACAAGCCTGACAAAGATGTCCGGAGTGCCGCTGAGCGTCAAGGAGTGTTCGCCTGAGGGCGGGGTGAGTCCCGCTGAGGACCGGGGCTAGATCAGGTTTCCCTCGATCACATAGAAGGAGGGCCGCCCCGAGGAATCGAACGCCACTTCGATTCGCACGAGTTCCAGCACCGGCAGGAAGATCCGCAGCCCCAGCCCCGCGCCCGCTTTGACCTGCGCGTGCCCGAATCCGGGGGAATCGTCCCAGGCGGTCCCGGCATCGGCAAAGACCTCGCCGTCGATCCGCAGGTCGAAGTTGGAGAGGCTCGACGGCAGGAACGGCATGGGCAGGATGAAGCGCCGCAACCCCATCAGCGGGAAGCGCATCTCCAGCGACATGCGCGCGACATTTTTCCCCGTAAGCACGCCGTCCGGCTGGCCGCGAATGGACGACGGCCCGCCGGCCGTGAGCAGGCGATACTCGGGAACCTCCCCCGTGGTGAGCGTGGCGGTGGCTCGGGTCGCCAGCAGGAGATCCTGCCTCACATGGTGGAAGCCCCGCGCATCGAAGCTCGTGCGGAGGTAGCTTGGTTCGCCGGTATTGAGGCCGCGCGTCACCTCCGACCGGCTGGAGAGGACCCCGCCGCGCGAGGGGTCAATCCGCACATTCCGGGTGTCGCGGAAGACGCCGAGCAGAAGCGCCGGACTGGTCTCATGGACCTCGCCCGACGGCGAACCGGCGTCCCTGGAGATGAAGTCGAGCCGGAGCCCGCCCGTCAGTCCCTGCCGGACGCCCCGGTAGTCTCCGAGAAATCGAACCGTCGAGATGCCGCCCTGCGTGAGCGCGATCCCGTCGTGGTCGTCCTCGTCGGGTCGGCTGTCCCGCGCGTACACGGTGAGGCCCTGCTTCACCGTGCCGATCCACGGCGTCGACCAGGACGCCACCGCGCTGTGCCCGCCCCCCGGGCGCACGATGCCGCGCGCACGAAAACGCCGGTTCATCCCGCCGAGATTCCTCAGGCGCACATCGAAGCCCGGCGTGACTTCCCCTTCTTCCTGCGAATAGCTGACCGTGGGCGTGGCGAACCATGTCGGCCGCTCCGAGACGCAGACAGCCACCAGCACACCTTCGCCGGACGCCACCGCGTCCACCTCCAGATGCGCGAAGATCGCGAGGTCGGCGAGCCGCTCCCAGTCGCGCCAGAGCTCCCTGGACGAGAAGGGCCGTCCCACCTGGAGACGCATCTCGCGCAGCAGCACGCGTTCCTTCGTGTGGGTATTCCCGAGCACCACGACCGAGACGACCTCCTTCCCCTCGAGGTGCGCATAGGGACGGTGGTGCAGCCGCTCAAACGCGCACGCGGGAGGCGGCGCGGAGAGGCACGCCGCCACGGCCGCGAAGAGCGTCGCAAGAAGAAGAGGCCTTCGGGAAAGGGTCACGCAGGCGCGTCCTTTCCGTCGTCTTCCTCTTCGCCGGACGGCGCTTCCGGAGCGATCGGTGGCGGGGGAACCGGAGGCGGCGGCGACGCGGGAGCGGACGGAGGCGGCGCGTACCCCGGCGCGGGAGGCGGCAGCGCCGCCGGAGAGCTCCCGAAGCGGGTCGACAGCAGCGCGCCGAAGCCGACGATGGCCGCGACCAGAACGACCACATTGCCCGCAAACTCCACCAGGCCCGGAATCGGTCCCAGCCACGGGAGGAGTCCGAGCAGGGACGACAGGATGCTGAATGCGTGAACGCCCAGAATCCCGACGAGAATCATGCGGTACGGCCCGCAGGCAGTGGCCAGGCCGTCCGCCGAGCGCAGGGCGCACAGGCGTCGGCCCGCGGCAAGCCACGCGCCGAGGCATCCGATGAACGCGACCACGGCCACGCCGATGGCCAGCGCCGGAAGCAACAGGATTCCGACAATGCTGATGAGAAGCAAGAGGGCGGCGCCCCCCACGGCGATCGGCGATGCGAGCGAACCCAGGAACCCGATGAGGAAGCTGCGTCCCGGTTCCTCATCGATGCGACGGCTCATGACTTCGACGCGTCGGCCCGCCACCGCGTAGAACGCGGCCGCGAAGAGGACGAGGACGGCCATCCACACGAGGCTTTGCAGGGGACCCGCGAACGAAGGCGTCTCGTAGCGCCCCATCGGAAGGAGTCCGTCTCCGGAGAAGAGATGCCCGAGGCCGACATTGATGGAGATGCGTTCTCCGCAGAGAGACGCGTCGTTATCGACCTGGACGCGCCCTCCGACGGACACCGCGTCTCCCTCCACGACCGCCCCGTCCCACAGGTGAACGCCGCCGCCGACCGCCACCACATCCCCGGTGACCGTTCCATAGACATCCACGCGGCCGCCGACCGCCACGACATCTCCCTGCACGGCTTCTTCCGCACGAACGCGAACGCTCCCGCCCACGGCCACACGATCGTCGTTCGAGACGCGGATGCGCCCATGAGCGCGGAAGGGACCTTCGACATCCGCGTCCGCGGGGTCGTCCTCTTCGAGATCGGCGGCGTCGTCAATCTGCCGGTCGAGATCCTCCAGATCCTCCGGCGCGATGAAACCGCTTCCGTCGAGAGAGATGTGGACGCCATCGGAGTCGACTTCGATCTCCGTGACGACGCGGAGGGAATCCGGCTCCGCATCCGCGAAGAGCGGGAGACACGCGAAGAGCGCGAGGAACGCGGCGGCAATCACCGGGACGCGCTTATACGAGAAGACCCGCATGAGTCCCCCCTTTCCGTTGGATGGTGGCGGCGGACCGCCTCATGCGTACGGCGGCCAGAACAAAGAGCGCCGACGCGGTGAGCAGAACGGGCAGCGCATCGGCTACGGCGGATCGCATGGCGTGGCGCGCGACGGGCGCGACGGGTTCCATGCAGTGGAAGAGGCGGCCTGCTTCGGAGAAGGCCGATGACGAAGCGAAAAGCGCGGCCTTGAGAACCGTGACCCCGCGCGCGAGAAGAACGGCCCCGGTGGCGAACGCTTCCGGGACGGCGGCGGGAACGGCGGAACGCCCGGCAAGAACCAGCGCAAGGACGGCGGCGGCCCCTCCGAATGCGAGCGCGTACTCCAGCACGGGCGAAAGGCGCGGAAGGAAGGCGCGGCGAGGCGGGGTCCGCCGTGCGGCGGCGAGGATGGCGTCGTGGAGGCCCGCGGGGAGGGGTTCGTCCAGCGGGGTGCCCAGGAAGCGCAGGAACGCCTCTTCGCGGCGGCTCGCGGCGGCCCAGCCTTCGTCCGACTCGACCAGACGGCGAAGGCGCTCCGATTCCGGCGCACCGAGCAGCCCCTCCACGGAATCCTGGAGAAGGGCGGGGTCGGGGGTCGGGTTGTGTCGAGTCATGGCAGGCTCCCCGGGTTCTTCATGGCTCTACGGGAGAATCCGCCGGGGGGTTGCGTCGTCAGACCCGTCACGGGCGAACGCGGCAAGACCCCGAAGCGGACGGCGGCCGCCATCATAGGGCAGAGAGCGGGTTTGAGCGACAGGCAGGGCACCGGATTCTCTCCTCAGGCGAACTCGTTCAGTCCGTAGCGTCGCACGAGCGTCTTTCGCAGCGCTTCCCGCCCACGGTGGATCCGCGCCTTCACGGTGCCGAGCGGGGCGCCGAGCACGAGGGCGATCTCGTCGTAGGAGAGGTCTCGCTGGTGGCGCAGCTCCAGCACGAGACGCTGCGCCTCCGGAAGCTCGGCCATGGCGGCGGCCAGCATGCGCGCGCGGTCGGCTTGCTCCGCGTCGGCGGCCGGGTTGCAGGAGTCGTCCGGGATCTCGCGCGGCGCCTCCTCCCCGTCGCCGAATCGAACCGGCGCGTCCAGCGACACGGTCTGGAGGCGGCGGCGACGAATGTGGTCGATGCAGAGGTTCGTCGCCACCCGGTACAGCCAGCTGGTGAAAGGATAGCGCGGGTCGTACTTCGGAAGGGACCGGTGCACCTTCACGAAGAGGTCCTGCGTGAGGTCTCGGGCGGTTTCCCGGTCGCGGACCATGCGAAGCATCAGGTTGAAGATCCCCCGCTCGTGGGCGCGGACGAGACCATCGAACGCACCGGATTCCCCGGCGAGCGTCCGGCGGACGAGGTCCCGATCGGCGGCGGGGTCGGACACTTGCGGAACCTCCTTAGCCGATGAAGTACGGCCGGCGCGTCCACCGGGTTGCCCGCCGTGGGGGACGGCGGCGCTGCCGTGAGCAGAGGGGGCAGCCTACCGCAAACCGGACGAACGCTCCCGAACTTCCGCTGGAGATTCCCGGAGGTCTGGGCGACACTGCGCGAGGGACCCGTCGAGAAACCCGGGGGAGACCGTGAGCGCGCGCGACGCGGCCATCGCCCCCCCCTTGCGCCTGGGAGAACGCCATGTCCACCCTGATCGTCGATATTCACGGCCGCGAAATCCTGGATTCGCGGGGGAATCCCACTCTGGAAGTGGAGGTCGCGCTGCAGTCGGGAGCCGTCGGGCGCGCGGGCGTGCCGAGCGGCGCATCCACCGGAGAACACGAGGCGGTGGAGCTTCGCGACGGGGACTGTGGGCGGTACGGCGGGAAGGGCGTCCTCAAGGCCGTGGAGAATGTGAACGAGCGCATCGCGACGGAGGTGGTCGGACTGGACGCGGTGGATCAGGTGTATCTGGACGAACTGCTGATCGCGCTCGACGGGACGCCGAACAAGAGCGACCTCGGCGCGAACGCAATCCTGGGCGTGAGCATGGCGACGGCGAAGGCGGCGGCGGAGACGATGGAGATGCCGCTCTTCCGGTACCTCGGCGGGTTCGACGCGCGAACGCTGCCCGTGCCGATGATGAACATCATCAACGGCGGAAGCCACGCGGACAACAATGTGGACCTGCAGGAGTTCATGATCGTGCCGGCGGGCGCGGAGACCTTCTCCGAGGCGCTCAGAATGGGCGCGGAGATCTTCCACGCACTGAAGAAGGTGCTGGCCGAAAAGGGGCTGAACACGGCGGTCGGCGACGAGGGCGGTTTCGCGCCGAACCTCGGGTCGAACGCGGAGGCGCTGGATGTGATCCTCTCCGCCTGCGCGAACGCCGGGTACGAACCGGGCGAGAAGGTGTGGATCGCGCTGGACGCGGCGGCGTCGGAGTTCTTCCACGACGGGAAGTATGTGCTGGAGGCGGAAGCGGAGAAGGAGCGGAGCGCGGCGGACATGATCTCGTACTACGAGGAACTCGTCGGGCGATACCCGATTCTCTCCATCGAGGACGGGCTGGACGAGAACGACTGGGACGGCTGGAAGGCGCTGACGGAGCGGCTCGGCGAGCGCGTGCAGCTGGTGGGCGACGACCTGTTCGTGACGAACACGCAGTTCCTTGCCCGGGGGATTCGTGAGAAGTGCGCGAACTCGATCCTGGTGAAGGTGAACCAGATCGGGACGCTGACGGAGACTTTCGCGGCGATGGATCTGGCGAAGCGGAACGGGTATACGG is a window encoding:
- a CDS encoding BamA/TamA family outer membrane protein, with the translated sequence MTLSRRPLLLATLFAAVAACLSAPPPACAFERLHHRPYAHLEGKEVVSVVVLGNTHTKERVLLREMRLQVGRPFSSRELWRDWERLADLAIFAHLEVDAVASGEGVLVAVCVSERPTWFATPTVSYSQEEGEVTPGFDVRLRNLGGMNRRFRARGIVRPGGGHSAVASWSTPWIGTVKQGLTVYARDSRPDEDDHDGIALTQGGISTVRFLGDYRGVRQGLTGGLRLDFISRDAGSPSGEVHETSPALLLGVFRDTRNVRIDPSRGGVLSSRSEVTRGLNTGEPSYLRTSFDARGFHHVRQDLLLATRATATLTTGEVPEYRLLTAGGPSSIRGQPDGVLTGKNVARMSLEMRFPLMGLRRFILPMPFLPSSLSNFDLRIDGEVFADAGTAWDDSPGFGHAQVKAGAGLGLRIFLPVLELVRIEVAFDSSGRPSFYVIEGNLI
- the eno gene encoding phosphopyruvate hydratase, which gives rise to MSTLIVDIHGREILDSRGNPTLEVEVALQSGAVGRAGVPSGASTGEHEAVELRDGDCGRYGGKGVLKAVENVNERIATEVVGLDAVDQVYLDELLIALDGTPNKSDLGANAILGVSMATAKAAAETMEMPLFRYLGGFDARTLPVPMMNIINGGSHADNNVDLQEFMIVPAGAETFSEALRMGAEIFHALKKVLAEKGLNTAVGDEGGFAPNLGSNAEALDVILSACANAGYEPGEKVWIALDAAASEFFHDGKYVLEAEAEKERSAADMISYYEELVGRYPILSIEDGLDENDWDGWKALTERLGERVQLVGDDLFVTNTQFLARGIREKCANSILVKVNQIGTLTETFAAMDLAKRNGYTAVVSHRSGETEDATIADVVVAANAGQIKTGSLSRSDRLAKYNQLLRIEEELGDDAQFPGRDALRR
- the nqrA gene encoding NADH:ubiquinone reductase (Na(+)-transporting) subunit A produces the protein MSSFKISRGYDIPVPGAASRKLVAAPPARTVALRPGDFRGVKPRLLVHEGDRVSAGTPLFADKERPEIVFGSPGGGEVVEIRRGKRRLLLEIVVKLDAEEPFAEGPGATPAQMESLTREQIVDRLLGAGLWPVFRQRPFSNIPDPAVDPAGIFVSASDTSPLPHDPNLALVDREEDFRLGLGVLRKLTSGQVHVGLHSRTRASGSALANLAAVSTHTFDGPHPSGQAEVQIHHALPHKPGQVVWYLDAQDVAAVGECLRSGRYPVTRVIAVGGEGAENRVHYRTRRGVPATLLTGTDSTAHGFRTVSGTLLSGSEVTPGAAVGFHDATLCVIPEGTEPEFAGWMKPGFSKVSRFRAYASALVRSGPGSINTNLGGGVRAHVMTGVHEDVCATGLYPAQLMKSVLAEDVEETMKLGLLDCAECGLCTFVCPSKIEFGRILGQAIEECMREG
- a CDS encoding NADH:ubiquinone reductase (Na(+)-transporting) subunit B, whose protein sequence is MGSGRGLYGRIDAMRPHFEQGGRFAKLYPVFEAAESFLFVQGKTTRGRVHVRDAMDIKRLMSMVVVAVLPAMVVGAYNVGFQALSALGQTTGLWDCLVLGAWKMLPIVLVSYAAGGFWEVLFAVVRRHEINEGFLVTGILFPLTCPPTLPLWMVAVGISFGVVIGKEVFGGTGMNILNPALTARAFVFFAYPAFISGDKVWKAVNPAKDQLVDTFTGATPLAVAAAAKAETVAIALGDAGYSFRSLLTGLVPGSMGETSAAAIGLGALVLVVTGVASWRIMVGCVAGGLGAGLLMNAVAGPASSGVMALPAHWHLVMGGFAFGTVFMATDPVSAAATGTGKWIYGFLVGFLAILVRVVNPAYPEGMMLAILFMNIFAPLVDHFVVQANIRRRLTRA
- a CDS encoding sigma-70 family RNA polymerase sigma factor; the encoded protein is MSDPAADRDLVRRTLAGESGAFDGLVRAHERGIFNLMLRMVRDRETARDLTQDLFVKVHRSLPKYDPRYPFTSWLYRVATNLCIDHIRRRRLQTVSLDAPVRFGDGEEAPREIPDDSCNPAADAEQADRARMLAAAMAELPEAQRLVLELRHQRDLSYDEIALVLGAPLGTVKARIHRGREALRKTLVRRYGLNEFA